In the Daphnia pulicaria isolate SC F1-1A chromosome 2, SC_F0-13Bv2, whole genome shotgun sequence genome, one interval contains:
- the LOC124327872 gene encoding toll-like receptor Tollo translates to MSLVSSSRPMNLVHSTEKESVTVARHKTPPTSSWMPFASCWSVHRDRRKMPSPSSPTPLHHHRGIVRLLIVLTVTVCCLFRPTTGLVVSPAADGCQISETNAEGTSSSLHCRFRAFNPDWTSGSLGRGLEQQSTKGLWVECADSTAYPVILPTSAFAAFPHLEWLHLDSCRLSDLPAKSLQGLAKLRQLRIQTRNADWPGTSLTISDQLLNDVRSLESLDLALNDIRSLPRPSLCALDKLVQLNLTGNRLSDLLWTRPEANRGGCLQSLKVLDMSYNRLVTLPVRSLANWTQLEELHLQGNGLVSVDDNSLIGLTSLRLINLAGNQLTSLPPGLLSSSAEHLAELYVSANGLTVLAPGLLSGLSKLLVLDLSENQLTASSFDPTTLSGLFRLAVLSLHNNRISRLDSTLFSDLTNLQILRLDGNMLESLPEGIFGSLPHLHTLILSRNRLTRLDGQLMANLNSLSILALDNNLIERIDPEALANTTQLQDLNLSGNNLPSVPVALASLTRLQSLDLGENRLVGFDYAVLNGMKELSSLRLLDNQIGNVSRATFASLPSLRILNLSKNQIAAVEEGAFSQNPLLQAVRLDANELTDLTGLFHSLPNLVWLNVSDNRLAHFDYALIPKSLQWLDMHLNHIPELGNYFQLDDQLSLQTLDASFNRLTELTASMLPDSLQVLSLNDNLISSVQPYTFFRKDNLTRVDLYANHIADLDQNALRISPTSDGRPLPEFYIGGNPFQCDCNMEWLQRINTPDHLRQHPRVMDLEGIYCRLLHSSRPQRSYVPLVEATPSNFLCTYETHCFALCHCCDFDACDCEMTCPTNCTCYHDQSWSANIVDCSGGSHPNLPERIPMDVTELYLDGAQLRALSSHKFIGRKNLRLLFLNSSGVEIIHNRTFNGLRGLYVLHLEDNRIRTLEGFEFSDLESLRELYLHNNAITSIQNRTFSALKHLQVLRLDGNRLVDFPVWNLLSNAPELNALTLNDNPWSCDCLFLAELRTALHTAGPKVSDASQLICVTNERDSVVSSLPVLMPEVLEGGSNRSSNRSLGLCVSPTPSATTIVQQRVIQDYLPLLVTTLVAFIAVTLIILFVFIYRQPVRVWCHARYGLRLWASGSGSGGSAATPDSKLFDAFLSYSAKDDAFVQQMLATNLEYGSPTYKLCLQHRDCPSGGGAYGLSETISQAVDSSRRTVMIISPNFIKAEWCRFEYKSALHQLFGTSRHCQQQQTKSAKQTKRLIVILIGDVTHKDLDADLKLYLKTNTYLQWGEDGFWDKLRFALPDPVQQPSRAQQQQQAQHQQTTHKSVRPCGGGPMINTMTAAPMAATSAAMAAHQMHLHQQRSASRPCNVTIPPRTVTLNMSG, encoded by the exons aTGTCGCTGGTGTCGTCCAGCCGGCCGATGAATTTGGTACATTCGACGGAAAAGGAATCCGTCACGGTCGCCCGTCACAAAACCCCTCCAACGTCCAGCTGGATGCCTTTTGCCAGTTGTTGGTCAGTGCATAGAGACCGGCGGAAAATGCCTAGCCCCAGCTCCCCTACTCCTCTCCACCACCATCGCGGAATTGTCCGTCTCCTGATTGTCTTGACCGTGACCGTCTGCTGTTTGTTCCGCCCGACCACCGGCCTCGTCGTCTCGCCAGCCGCCGACGGATGTCAAATCAGTGAAACCAATGCGGAGGGCACATCCAGCAGCCTTCACTGTCGCTTCCGGGCCTTCAATCCCGACTGGACCAGTGGCTCCCTGGGCCGCGGCCTGGAACAGCAGTCGACCAAAGGATTGTGGGTCGAGTGCGCCGACTCGACGGCCTATCCAGTCATCTTGCCCACCTCGGCCTTTGCCGCCTTCCCTCACCTGGAATGGCTCCACTTGGACTCGTGTCGGCTCTCCGATCTGCCGGCCAAGTCGCTCCAGGGACTGGCCAAACTCCGCCAGCTCCGCATCCAGACCAGGAACGCCGACTGGCCCGGAACGTCGCTCACCATTTCCGATCAATTGCTCAACGACGTCCGATCGTTGGAGTCGCTCGATCTGGCCCTCAACGACATCCGCTCACTGCCCCGCCCGTCTCTCTGCGCCCTGGACAAGCTCGTCCAACTCAATCTGACGGGCAATCGATTGAGCGATCTACTCTGGACAAGGCCGGAAGCCAACCGCGGCGGATGTCTCCAGTCCCTCAAAGTGCTGGACATGTCCTACAATCGCTTAGTCACTCTGCCCGTCCGATCGCTGGCCAACTGGACACAACTGGAGGAGCTCCACCTCCAGGGCAACGGCCTGGTCAGTGTTGACGACAACAGTCTCATCGGCCTGACTTCACTCCGGCTCATCAATCTGGCCGGCAATCAGTTGACCTCACTGCCGCCGGGCCTCCTCTCGTCCAGCGCCGAGCACTTGGCCGAGCTCTACGTCAGCGCCAACGGCCTCACCGTTTTGGCGCCCGGATTGTTGAGCGGATTGAGCAAATTGCTGGTGCTGGACCTGTCGGAAAATCAACTGACGGCCTCCTCGTTCGATCCGACGACCCTGAGCGGCCTCTTCCGCCTGGCCGTCCTTAGTCTTCACAACAACCGCATCTCCCGACTGGACTCGACTCTTTTCTCCGATTTGACCAACTTGCAAATCCTCCGCCTGGACGGCAACATGCTGGAAAGTCTGCCGGAAGGCATTTTCGGCTCCCTGCCTCATCTGCACACGCTCATCTTGTCGCGTAACCGTTTGACGAGGCTGGACGGCCAGCTGATGGCCAATCTCAACTCGCTGTCCATCCTGGCgctggacaacaatttaatcgAGCGGATCGATCCGGAAGCCCTGGCTAATACGACCCAGCTgcaggatttgaacctgaGCGGCAACAACCTGCCTTCGGTGCCCGTCGCCCTGGCCAGTCTCACTCGACTCCAGTCACTGGACCTTGGCGAGAATCGACTGGTCGGCTTCGACTACGCCGTTCTCAACGGTATGAAGGAGCTGTCCAGCTTGAGGCTGCTGGACAATCAGATCGGCAACGTCAGCCGGGCGACGTTCGCCAGTCTGCCCAGCTTGCGGATCCTCAACTTGTCCAAGAATCAAATCGCCGCCGTGGAGGAGGGAGCCTTCAGTCAGAATCCGCTGCTGCAGGCCGTCCGGCTGGACGCCAACGAGCTGACCGACCTGACTGGGCTGTTCCACTCTCTGCCCAACTTGGTGTGGCTCAACGTCAGCGACAACCGGTTGGCCCATTTCGACTACGCCCTCATCCCCAAGTCGCTGCAGTGGCTGGACATGCACTTGAACCACATCCCCGAGCTGGGCAACTATTTCCAGCTGGACGACCAGCTCTCGCTGCAGACGCTGGACGCCAGTTTCAACCGACTGACGGAGCTGACGGCCAGCATGCTGCCCGACAGTCTGCAGGTGCTCTCGCTCAACGACAACCTGATTTCCTCCGTCCAGCCGTACACCTTCTTCCGCAAGGATAACCTGACCCGCGTCGATCTCTACGCCAACCACATCGCCGATCTCGACCAGAACGCCCTCCGCATCTCGCCCACCTCTGACGGCCGTCCTTTACCCGAATTCTACATCGGCGGCAACCCGTTCCAGTGCGATTGCAACAT GGAGTGGCTGCAGCGAATCAACACGCCCGACCACCTGCGCCAGCATCCGCGCGTCATGGACCTGGAAGGCATCTACTGCCGTCTGCTGCACAGCAGCCGGCCTCAGCGCTCCTATGTGCCGCTGGTGGAGGCGACCCCGTCCAACTTCCTGTGCACCTACGAGACGCACTGCTTCGCCCTGTGCCACTGCTGCGACTTTGACGCCTGTGACTGCGAGATGACCTGCCCGACCAACTGCACCTGCTACCACGACCAGTCCTGGTCGGCCAACATCGTCGACTGCTCCGGCGGATCTCACCCCAACCTGCCCGAGAGGATCCCCATGGACGTGACGGAATTGTACCTGGACGGGGCCCAGCTCCGCGCTCTCTCCTCCCACAAGTTCATCGGGCGCAAGAACCTGCGTCTGCTCTTCCTCAACTCCAGTGGAGTCGAGATCATCCACAACCGGACCTTCAACGGACTGCGCGGCCTCTACGTCCTCCACCTGGAAGACAATCGCATCCGCACGCTGGAAGGGTTCGAGTTTAGCGACCTGGAGTCGCTGCGGGAGCTCTACCTGCACAACAACGCCATCACTTCCATCCAGAACCGGACGTTTTCGGCCCTGAAACACCTGCAGGTGCTCAGGCTGGACGGTAATCGGCTGGTCGATTTCCCCGTCTGGAATCTCCTCTCCAACGCACCGGAGCTCAACGCCCTGACGCTCAACGACAATCCGTGGAGCTGCGACTGCCTTTTCCTGGCCGAATTGCGGACGGCCCTGCACACGGCCGGCCCCAAAGTCTCCGACGCCAGCCAGTTGATTTGCGTGACCAACGAGCGCGATTCCGTCGTCTCCAGTCTGCCCGTCCTGATGCCGGAAGTGCTGGAGGGAGGCTCCAACCGCAGCTCCAACCGCAGCCTGGGCCTCTGCGTCAGTCCGACTCCGTCGGCCACGACCATCGTCCAGCAGCGCGTCATCCAGGACTATCTGCCGCTGTTGGTGACGACTCTGGTGGCCTTCATCGCCGTCACGCTCATCATCCTGTTCGTCTTCATCTACCGGCAGCCAGTGCGCGTCTGGTGTCACGCCCGCTACGGCCTGCGCCTCTGGGCGTCCGGCAGTGGCAGCGGCGGCTCGGCGGCCACGCCCGACAGCAAACTCTTCGACGCTTTCCTCTCGTACAGCGCCAAAGACGACGCTTTCGTCCAGCAGATGCTGGCCACCAATTTGGAGTACGGCTCGCCGACCTACAAGCTCTGCCTGCAGCACCGCGACTGCCCGTCTGGCGGCGGGGCTTACGGACTGTCGGAGACCATCAGCCAGGCCGTCGACTCGTCGCGCCGCACCGTCATGATCATCTCGCCCAACTTCATCAAGGCCGAGTGGTGCCGCTTCGAGTACAAGTCGGCCCTGCACCAGCTCTTTGGCACGTCGCGCCactgccagcagcagcagacgaaaaGCGCCAAGCAGACCAAACGGCTCATCGTCATCCTCATTGGCGACGTGACCCACAAGGACCTGGACGCCGACTTGAAACTTTATCTCAAGACCAACACCTACCTGCAGTGGGGCGAGGACGGATTCTGGGATAAACTCCGGTTCGCTCTGCCCGATCCCGTCCAGCAGCCCAGCcgggcccagcagcagcagcaggcgcAACACCAGCAGACGACGCACAAATCTGTGCGTCCTTGCGGTGGCGGTCCCATGATCAACACGATGACTGCGGCCCCGATGGCCGCCACTTCGGCGGCCATGGCGGCCCACCAGATGCACCTGCACCAGCAGCGCAGCGCTTCCCGGCCTTGCAACGTCACCATTCCGCCGAGAACCGTCACGCTCAACATGAGCGGCTGA
- the LOC124325959 gene encoding serine/threonine-protein kinase 32C-like isoform X2, producing the protein MEDKVDLIWNDTEKLQNWLESLDEKKFLDEDFNDFKDIFLEWETQDSAIRKALKTPQLLSEYIWHTATESEGNYKPKSIKLKKKLGEGKCWTVFECEYITDGSVYLTACKKCKPGSDEDFNVEIKTLRKLSHLFVVKYLDVVTMNSEKFIVMELCEGSLKDYAEGNLKEIPKDSLDEKILLSQVALGLAFIHDKGIIHKDLKLDNILLKRQSNRLVLAKIADFGFAKELKLGKSEFSQTKHAGTENYMSPELLKAKNGVYPASFASDVYALGIIIAQIALKGEHPFSAHDSWRIISMIEGLTPQNLHGLRSELIDLIRKLTDKDPKKRPAMVLVLHHPYFVLTNDRTIKRFVNQFWDGLKLILPRGDHTKRVMPILYEKILSNQNFQEWYDSVYDEMPITEKEKEEMGNTLRMFKNLKPDITCDDLYPDKEYVNIIKEGISSEYDGIKNYVKEITSLYPSGLSRYRLYKLVKRAPTFLVPYFSSQLLDLFPIINTQAHNNPLLKTSSQRNKDPESSKSSVKQHRLEIVSELEWSSTYYDDDEELIDDVSKGGKTLPSL; encoded by the exons ATGGAAGATAAAGTGGATCTTATATGGAACGACACAGAAAAGCTCCAAAATTGGTTAGAGTCTTTAGATGAGAAGAAGTTTTTAGATGAAGATTTCAACGACTTTAAAGACATT ttTCTTGAATGGGAAACTCAAGACTCGGCCATTAGAAAAGCGTTGAAAACACCTCAGCTACTCTCCGAATACATTTGGCATACAGCAACCGAATCCGAGGGAAATTATAAA ccAAAAtccattaaattaaaaaaaaaattaggagaAGGAAAGTGTTGGACAGTTTTCGAATGCGAATATATTACGGATGGAAGCGTATATCTGACTGCTTGCAAGAAATGCAAGCCAGGATCCGATGAGGACTTTAACGTAGAAATTAAGACTCTTCGTAAACTGAGCCATTTGTTTGTCGTCAAATATCTAGATGTGGTCACTATGAATTCCGAGAA GTTTATTGTGATGGAGTTATGCGAAGGATCCTTAAAAGATTACGCCGAAGGaaacttgaaagaaattccTAAAGATTCACTGGatgaaaaaattcttttaagtCAAGTAGCTCTTGGTCTTGCCTTCATCCATGACAAAGGAATAATTCACAAAGATTTGAAATTAGACAACATTCTCCTCAAGCGTCAATCTAATCGTCTGGTTTTAGCCAAAATAGCTGATTTTGGATTCGCCAAGGAACTGAAACTTGGTAAATCCGAGTTCAGTCAAACTAAGCACGCTGGCACAGAAAATTACATGTCACCTGAACTTCTCAAAGCTAAAAACGGTGTCTATCCGGCCTCCTTTGCTAGTGATGTGTACGCTCTGGGAATAATAATTGCGCAAATAGCATTGAAGGGGGAACATCCTTTTAGTGCCCATGATTCCTGGCGAATTATATCCATGATTGAGGGTTTGACTCCACAAAATCTCCATGGACTACGCTCGGAACTGATTGACCTGATTCGAAAGTTAACCGACAAAGATCCTAAAAAACGCCCTGCGATGGTCCTAGTATTGCATCATCCTTATTTTGTCTTGACGAACGACAGAACCATAAAACGTTTCGTCAATCAGTTCTGGGATGGTTTGAAGTTAATACTTCCCAGAGGCGATCACACAAAAAGAGTTATGCCTATATTATACGAAAAAATACTCAGCAACCAAAATTTCCAAGAGTGGTATGATAGTGTTTATGATGAAATGCCAATTACTgagaaggagaaagaagaaatgggaAATACCCTTCGCATGTTCAAAAAT TTGAAGCCTGACATTACATGCGACGATCTATACCCAGACAAAGAATACGTAAACATAATTAAGGAAGGCATCTCATCTGAATACGATGGGATCAAAAATTATGTTAAAGAG ATCACCTCGCTTTATCCTTCTGGCCTTTCTCGATATCGCCTGTACAAGCTGGTTAAACGAGCACCAACATTTCTTGTGCCTTACTTCTCGTCTCAATTACTCGACTTGTTCCCTATCATCAATACGCAGGCGCATAATAACCCGCTGTTAAAGACTTCAAGTCAGAGGAATAAGGATCCTGAATCGAGTAAATCAAGTGTAAAGCAACATAGACTTGAG ATTGTTTCCGAGTTAGAATGGAGCAGCACGtattacgacgacgacgaggaactTATTGATGATGTTTCCAAGGGAGGGAAAACGTTACCAAGTTTATGA
- the LOC124325959 gene encoding serine/threonine-protein kinase OSR1-like isoform X1 — protein MEDKVDLIWNDTEKLQNWLESLDEKKFLDEDFNDFKDIFLEWETQDSAIRKALKTPQLLSEYIWHTATESEGNYKPKSIKLKKKLGEGKCWTVFECEYITDGSVYLTACKKCKPGSDEDFNVEIKTLRKLSHLFVVKYLDVVTMNSEKFIVMELCEGSLKDYAEGNLKEIPKDSLDEKILLSQVALGLAFIHDKGIIHKDLKLDNILLKRQSNRLVLAKIADFGFAKELKLGKSEFSQTKHAGTENYMSPELLKAKNGVYPASFASDVYALGIIIAQIALKGEHPFSAHDSWRIISMIEGLTPQNLHGLRSELIDLIRKLTDKDPKKRPAMVLVLHHPYFVLTNDRTIKRFVNQFWDGLKLILPRGDHTKRVMPILYEKILSNQNFQEWYDSVYDEMPITEKEKEEMGNTLRMFKNLKPDITCDDLYPDKEYVNIIKEGISSEYDGIKNYVKEITSLYPSGLSRYRLYKLVKRAPTFLVPYFSSQLLDLFPIINTQAHNNPLLKTSSQRNKDPESSKSSVKQHRLEIVSELEWSSTYYDDDEELIDDLWNIKYAGHNEYSKETIKEMIRTLEKCTVSEKIWSALLNWNEIDFTELILAAVNSHSSNAPKVTVNCKLVHTKM, from the exons ATGGAAGATAAAGTGGATCTTATATGGAACGACACAGAAAAGCTCCAAAATTGGTTAGAGTCTTTAGATGAGAAGAAGTTTTTAGATGAAGATTTCAACGACTTTAAAGACATT ttTCTTGAATGGGAAACTCAAGACTCGGCCATTAGAAAAGCGTTGAAAACACCTCAGCTACTCTCCGAATACATTTGGCATACAGCAACCGAATCCGAGGGAAATTATAAA ccAAAAtccattaaattaaaaaaaaaattaggagaAGGAAAGTGTTGGACAGTTTTCGAATGCGAATATATTACGGATGGAAGCGTATATCTGACTGCTTGCAAGAAATGCAAGCCAGGATCCGATGAGGACTTTAACGTAGAAATTAAGACTCTTCGTAAACTGAGCCATTTGTTTGTCGTCAAATATCTAGATGTGGTCACTATGAATTCCGAGAA GTTTATTGTGATGGAGTTATGCGAAGGATCCTTAAAAGATTACGCCGAAGGaaacttgaaagaaattccTAAAGATTCACTGGatgaaaaaattcttttaagtCAAGTAGCTCTTGGTCTTGCCTTCATCCATGACAAAGGAATAATTCACAAAGATTTGAAATTAGACAACATTCTCCTCAAGCGTCAATCTAATCGTCTGGTTTTAGCCAAAATAGCTGATTTTGGATTCGCCAAGGAACTGAAACTTGGTAAATCCGAGTTCAGTCAAACTAAGCACGCTGGCACAGAAAATTACATGTCACCTGAACTTCTCAAAGCTAAAAACGGTGTCTATCCGGCCTCCTTTGCTAGTGATGTGTACGCTCTGGGAATAATAATTGCGCAAATAGCATTGAAGGGGGAACATCCTTTTAGTGCCCATGATTCCTGGCGAATTATATCCATGATTGAGGGTTTGACTCCACAAAATCTCCATGGACTACGCTCGGAACTGATTGACCTGATTCGAAAGTTAACCGACAAAGATCCTAAAAAACGCCCTGCGATGGTCCTAGTATTGCATCATCCTTATTTTGTCTTGACGAACGACAGAACCATAAAACGTTTCGTCAATCAGTTCTGGGATGGTTTGAAGTTAATACTTCCCAGAGGCGATCACACAAAAAGAGTTATGCCTATATTATACGAAAAAATACTCAGCAACCAAAATTTCCAAGAGTGGTATGATAGTGTTTATGATGAAATGCCAATTACTgagaaggagaaagaagaaatgggaAATACCCTTCGCATGTTCAAAAAT TTGAAGCCTGACATTACATGCGACGATCTATACCCAGACAAAGAATACGTAAACATAATTAAGGAAGGCATCTCATCTGAATACGATGGGATCAAAAATTATGTTAAAGAG ATCACCTCGCTTTATCCTTCTGGCCTTTCTCGATATCGCCTGTACAAGCTGGTTAAACGAGCACCAACATTTCTTGTGCCTTACTTCTCGTCTCAATTACTCGACTTGTTCCCTATCATCAATACGCAGGCGCATAATAACCCGCTGTTAAAGACTTCAAGTCAGAGGAATAAGGATCCTGAATCGAGTAAATCAAGTGTAAAGCAACATAGACTTGAG ATTGTTTCCGAGTTAGAATGGAGCAGCACGtattacgacgacgacgaggaactTATTGATGAT CTGTGGAACATCAAATACGCAGGACACAAcgaatattcaaaagaaaccataAAAGAAATGATAAGAACGCTAGAAAAATGCACGGTTTCCGAGAAGATTTGGTCTGCATTGCTGAATTGGAACGAAATAGATTTCACTGAGCTGATTCTCGCAGCAGTTAATTCGCATTCTTCAAACGCCCCAAAAGTAACCGTAAATTGTAAATTAGTTCACACCAAAATGTGA
- the LOC124325960 gene encoding protein IQ-DOMAIN 14-like yields MAVKLFKAGVLAPYRPLLSAEKECVVLIKLIKTTEETTMIETSLNSLQEIINVAGDKLRDSICKDILTTVKSLFSKQERSTRLEAGRCMDSLVRHLPAEDLQALLREASGDDIHEHQDLIWTIKEVLSIRSTINELLHRPAGPQAMQHRPAEPQAMQHRPAGPHAIQHRPAAPHAIQQRPAGPQAIQQRPAGPQAMQHRPAGPQAMQQRPAGPQAMQQRPAGPPNVQQQRQPGPGQQAMQQQRPNAPTTQFPQGMAQRPGH; encoded by the exons atggccgtcaAGCTATTTAAAGCTGGAGTACTTGCACCCTACCGCCCACTGTTATCAGCGGAAAAAGAATGTGTCGTCTTGATCAAATTGATCAAGACGACTGAAGAAACAACAATGATCGAGACATCGCTGAATAGTCTTCAAGAGATCATCAATGTGGCCGGCGACAAACTTCGGGACTCAATCTGCAAGGACATATTGACAACTGTAAAATCACTGTTTTCAAAACAAGAACGCAGTACGCGTTTGGAAGCCGGTAGGTGCATGGACAGCCTTGTCCGTCACTTACCGGCCGAAGATCTGCAAGCTCTACTTCGGGAAGCAAGTGGCGACGATATCCATGAACATCAAGATCTCATCTGGACTATCAAGGAAGTTTTGTCAATTAGGTCGACAATTAACGAATTGTTACATCGTCCTGCTGGACCCCAAGCCATGCAACATCGTCCTGCTGAACCCCAAGCCATGCAACATCGTCCTGCTGGACCCCACGCCATTCAACATCGTCCTGCTGCACCCCACGCCATTCAACAGCGTCCTGCTGGACCCCAAGCCATTCAACAACGTCCTGCTGGACCCCAAGCCATGCAACATCGTCCTGCTGGACCCCAAGCCATGCAAC AACGTCCTGCTGGACCCCAAGCCATGCAACAACGTCCTGCTGGTCCTCCAAATGTACAGCAGCAACGCCAACCCGGACCTGGTCAGCAAGCTATGCAACAGCAGCGTCCAAATGCTCCTACGACTCAATTTCCGCAAGGAATGGCCCAAAGACCAG GGCACTAG